The Solanum pennellii chromosome 11, SPENNV200 genome contains a region encoding:
- the LOC107003158 gene encoding 40S ribosomal protein S29 has protein sequence MGHSNIWNAHPKNYGPGSRTCRVCGNPHAIIRKYGLMCCRQCFRSNAKEIGFIKYR, from the exons ATGGGTCACTCTAACATCTGGAACGCTCATCCCAAGAACTACGGCCCTGGTTCCCGCACCTG CCGTGTGTGTGGAAATCCACATGCAATTATTAGGAAGTATGGACTCATGTGCTGCAGGCAGTGCTTCCGCAGCAATGCCAAGGAAATTGGTTTCATTAAG TACCGCTGA